The following proteins come from a genomic window of Limnohabitans sp. 103DPR2:
- the rimP gene encoding ribosome maturation factor RimP yields the protein MALQQIVEETVTGLGYELVEIERSAGGLVRITIDNIWAEGVDRMDIPFVTVEDCEKVNRQLMFALEVDGVEYRRLEVSSPGIDRPLRNDRDLARFEGELIDITLKAPMGEAAAGLVNALRKKFRGTLEKADAENTWQIVWSDAPEPKPGARVSKKRPPVPMQVLGFRLDELREARLAPVVDFKGRKPKIDLGEN from the coding sequence GTGGCATTGCAGCAGATTGTTGAAGAAACAGTAACCGGACTGGGTTACGAGCTGGTAGAGATTGAACGCTCTGCCGGAGGCCTTGTGCGCATCACCATCGACAACATCTGGGCAGAAGGCGTTGACCGAATGGACATTCCCTTTGTCACGGTGGAAGACTGCGAAAAAGTAAACAGGCAATTGATGTTTGCTTTGGAAGTTGACGGTGTTGAATATCGCCGTCTTGAAGTGTCTTCCCCCGGCATTGACCGTCCATTGCGAAATGACCGCGATTTGGCTCGCTTTGAAGGTGAGTTGATTGACATCACCCTGAAGGCCCCCATGGGCGAAGCTGCGGCTGGATTGGTCAACGCTTTGCGCAAAAAGTTTCGGGGCACCTTGGAAAAAGCAGATGCCGAGAACACATGGCAAATTGTGTGGTCCGATGCGCCAGAGCCCAAGCCTGGTGCGCGTGTCAGTAAAAAGAGACCGCCAGTTCCCATGCAAGTGCTGGGTTTCAGGTTAGACGAATTAAGAGAGGCGCGTCTTGCGCCAGTGGTTGATTTCAAGGGCCGTAAGCCCAAAATAGACTTAGGAGAGAATTAA
- the nusA gene encoding transcription termination factor NusA, whose protein sequence is MNRELLMLVEAISREKNVERDIVFGAVESALAQATKKLYEGDVDIRVAIDRDSGNYETFRRWHVVPDEAGLQLPDQEILLFEALEQIPDIEVDEYIEESVESLPIGRIGAMAAKQVILQKIRDAEREMLLNEFMARGEKILVGTVKRMDKGDIIVESGRVEGRLRRSEMIPKENLRNGDRVRAMIMEVDLTLRGAPIILSRSSPEFMIELFRQEVPEIEQGLLEIKSCARDPGSRAKIAVLSHDKRVDPIGTCVGVRGTRVNGVTNELAGERVDIVLWSEDPAQFVIGALAPANVQSIVVDEEKHAMDVVVDEENLAIAIGRGGQNVRLASDLTGWKINIMDAAESAQKQAEETTGIRALFMDKLDVDQEIADILIEEGFTSLEEVAYVPLQEMLEIESFDEDTVNELRSRAKDALLTLEIAREESVEDVSQDLRDLEGLTPDLIAKLVEAGVHTRDDLADLATDELTDITGQTDGEATALIMKAREHWFTGQA, encoded by the coding sequence ATGAATCGCGAACTGTTGATGCTGGTTGAAGCTATCTCACGTGAAAAGAACGTGGAGCGTGACATCGTGTTCGGTGCTGTGGAGTCTGCATTGGCCCAAGCCACCAAAAAACTTTACGAAGGCGATGTGGACATTCGTGTTGCCATTGACCGCGACAGCGGCAATTACGAAACCTTCCGCCGCTGGCACGTGGTGCCTGATGAAGCGGGTTTGCAGTTGCCTGATCAAGAAATTCTCTTGTTTGAAGCACTCGAGCAAATTCCTGACATCGAAGTTGATGAATACATCGAAGAGAGCGTCGAGTCTTTGCCCATTGGCCGCATTGGTGCCATGGCCGCCAAACAAGTCATCTTGCAAAAGATCCGTGACGCTGAGCGCGAGATGTTGCTCAACGAATTCATGGCACGCGGCGAAAAAATCTTGGTCGGTACTGTGAAGCGCATGGACAAGGGCGACATCATTGTCGAGTCTGGCCGTGTTGAAGGTCGTTTGCGTCGCAGCGAAATGATCCCCAAGGAAAATTTGCGAAATGGCGACCGCGTTCGCGCCATGATCATGGAAGTGGACCTGACTTTGCGTGGTGCGCCCATCATTTTGTCGCGTTCATCACCCGAGTTCATGATTGAATTGTTCCGTCAAGAAGTTCCCGAAATTGAACAGGGCCTTCTTGAAATCAAATCTTGCGCCCGTGACCCAGGCTCTCGCGCCAAAATTGCCGTGTTGTCTCACGACAAACGTGTTGACCCTATTGGCACTTGCGTGGGCGTTCGCGGTACACGCGTCAATGGCGTGACCAACGAATTGGCGGGTGAGCGTGTTGACATTGTTTTGTGGAGTGAAGACCCCGCACAATTCGTCATTGGTGCTTTGGCACCGGCCAACGTTCAGTCCATTGTGGTGGACGAAGAAAAGCACGCCATGGATGTGGTGGTTGATGAAGAAAACTTGGCCATTGCCATTGGCCGTGGCGGTCAAAACGTCCGATTGGCTTCCGACCTCACCGGTTGGAAAATCAACATCATGGATGCTGCAGAGTCTGCTCAAAAGCAAGCCGAAGAGACAACGGGCATTCGCGCTTTGTTCATGGACAAACTTGATGTGGACCAAGAAATTGCCGACATCTTGATCGAAGAAGGTTTCACCAGCTTGGAAGAAGTGGCCTACGTGCCCTTGCAAGAAATGTTGGAAATTGAAAGCTTTGACGAAGACACGGTCAACGAACTTCGTTCACGTGCCAAAGATGCCTTGCTCACACTTGAAATTGCACGCGAAGAAAGCGTGGAAGACGTCTCGCAAGATTTGCGTGACCTCGAGGGTTTAACACCCGACCTCATTGCCAAATTGGTTGAGGCAGGCGTTCACACTCGCGACGACTTGGCCGATTTGGCCACCGACGAACTCACTGACATCACCGGACAAACCGATGGTGAAGCCACCGCCCTGATCATGAAAGCCCGTGAACATTGGTTCACTGGTCAGGCCTAA
- a CDS encoding ABC transporter ATP-binding protein — protein sequence MSQQLNVQNLVVDLQTEQGMARAVDALHLTLQKGQTFALVGESGCGKSMTALSLLRLLPDNAVIQNGKVNLNDVDVFDLSEKQMRSIRGRRISIIFQEPSTSLNPVMTVGDQILEVIFQHTDLQAEQARKRAIEWLQKVGLPEPERRMGSYPFELSGGQLQRVMIAIALAAEPDLLIADEPTTALDVTIQAQILDLLKSLQQERGMAMLLITHDLAVVSGMADQVALMYAGQIVEVASAADFFVRPSHPYAKLLLQALPGEDLRGRQLAAIHGTVPPLTQTFTGCRFAPRCPYQTEVCTDKAVAMTALSDTHNVRCVRVHDASLQSLSLPPLLERAQATSLDHAVLLSVKNLSVTYSMGGGVLGGKKTFQAVKGVSFDIQRGQTLALVGESGCGKTTIGKSLLQLLTPQTQVTGQAILQGQDLFQLKGQALQASRKQMQIIFQNPFASLNPRMRVQEILEEGMKSLHPEWSVDQRKADLKILMDQVGLRADALDRYPHEFSGGQRQRIAIARALAVKPSLIVCDEPTSALDVSVQAQILNLLRELQDHLGVSYLFVTHNIGVVAYLADRVAVMHAGEMVEMGDASQILNNPQHAYTKSLLSAVPQLNTALS from the coding sequence ATGAGTCAGCAGTTGAACGTTCAGAATCTTGTGGTCGACTTGCAAACCGAGCAAGGCATGGCGAGGGCCGTCGATGCCCTTCATTTAACCTTGCAAAAAGGTCAAACTTTTGCTTTGGTCGGTGAGTCGGGTTGTGGCAAGTCGATGACAGCGTTGTCTTTGCTGCGCTTGTTGCCCGACAACGCGGTCATTCAAAACGGCAAAGTCAATTTGAACGATGTCGATGTTTTTGACCTGAGTGAAAAACAAATGCGTTCCATCCGCGGACGCCGCATTTCCATCATTTTCCAAGAGCCCTCCACCAGTTTGAATCCCGTGATGACTGTGGGTGATCAAATTTTGGAAGTGATCTTTCAGCACACCGACCTCCAAGCAGAACAGGCTCGAAAGAGGGCCATCGAGTGGCTTCAAAAAGTAGGCTTGCCAGAACCCGAACGGAGAATGGGCAGTTACCCATTTGAATTGTCGGGCGGACAATTGCAGCGAGTGATGATTGCCATTGCCCTGGCCGCTGAACCCGATCTTTTGATTGCGGATGAACCCACCACCGCTTTGGATGTCACCATTCAGGCGCAAATTTTGGACTTGCTCAAGAGCCTTCAACAAGAACGTGGCATGGCCATGCTCTTGATTACCCATGACCTGGCCGTTGTCAGTGGCATGGCTGATCAAGTGGCCTTGATGTACGCGGGACAAATTGTGGAGGTGGCCTCTGCCGCTGACTTCTTTGTCCGTCCCTCGCACCCTTATGCCAAATTGTTGTTGCAAGCTTTGCCAGGTGAAGATTTGAGAGGTCGTCAATTGGCAGCCATTCATGGCACGGTGCCGCCTCTGACGCAAACCTTCACAGGTTGCCGCTTTGCGCCACGTTGTCCCTACCAAACTGAAGTTTGTACAGACAAAGCTGTCGCTATGACCGCCTTGTCTGATACGCACAATGTTCGCTGTGTTCGGGTGCATGATGCCAGTTTGCAGTCTTTGAGTTTGCCTCCTTTGTTGGAGCGAGCCCAAGCGACCTCTTTGGACCACGCCGTGTTGCTGTCTGTCAAGAATTTGTCGGTGACTTATTCAATGGGCGGTGGCGTTTTGGGTGGCAAAAAAACTTTCCAAGCAGTGAAGGGCGTTAGTTTTGACATCCAAAGGGGGCAGACCTTGGCGTTGGTGGGGGAGTCTGGCTGTGGCAAGACCACCATCGGTAAATCCTTGCTGCAATTGTTGACACCACAGACCCAAGTGACGGGACAAGCCATCTTGCAAGGACAAGACCTGTTTCAACTCAAGGGACAGGCATTGCAAGCTTCCCGCAAGCAAATGCAAATCATTTTCCAGAACCCATTTGCTTCACTGAATCCCCGCATGCGTGTTCAGGAAATTCTGGAGGAGGGCATGAAGAGTCTTCACCCCGAATGGTCGGTGGACCAACGAAAAGCAGACTTGAAGATTCTGATGGATCAAGTGGGCTTGCGAGCAGATGCTCTGGACCGATACCCCCACGAGTTTTCTGGCGGGCAACGCCAACGCATTGCCATTGCTCGCGCTCTGGCTGTCAAGCCCAGCCTGATTGTCTGTGATGAGCCAACTTCTGCTTTGGATGTCTCTGTGCAGGCCCAAATTTTGAATTTGCTGCGTGAATTGCAGGACCATTTGGGCGTGAGCTATTTGTTTGTCACACACAACATTGGGGTGGTCGCCTATTTGGCTGACCGTGTTGCCGTGATGCATGCTGGTGAAATGGTCGAAATGGGGGATGCTTCTCAAATTTTGAACAATCCACAGCATGCCTACACAAAATCCTTGCTTTCAGCCGTGCCGCAACTCAACACGGCACTGTCTTAA
- a CDS encoding ABC transporter permease: MQPVFLLTDLFVYAILLFVLWYMWRVRSDRNLRANWRLAMQRPVSMVSSIVLGFFLVIALADSVHYREALPASTGQTSTQYSSEASSLLDNLLKPLATARERSYSEPLSAVAFRKETFERDGVSVRDYPRLRFGGKHLQDPASELSADVSRKSWTALGLGAAIVVSLMLLGLALAMAQTGQSFSVVLTRFRNGQTLWPWRSMTITFAVLVMSITWVVMLSQGYHVFGTDRTGNSVLVFALKSVRTALVIGGLTTLVVLPLALLLGVTAGYLRGWVDEAIQYLYTLLASIPDVLLIAASVLLLQVFIDKNQGVFETSLERADARLFFLCLILGITSFTGLCRLVRGETLKLRELEYIQSARAFGVSTPRVLWRHIVPNLMHLVLINTVMQFSSFVLAEAVLSYVGVGVDPKTASFGVMINTARAELAATPLVWWTLATAFGFMFLIVLSANLLADAVRDAFDPRTRLRSASSVANTTQEVAA; the protein is encoded by the coding sequence ATGCAACCTGTATTTTTACTCACCGATTTATTCGTTTATGCCATTTTGCTGTTTGTACTTTGGTACATGTGGCGAGTGCGCTCCGACCGCAATTTAAGGGCCAATTGGCGCTTGGCCATGCAACGCCCCGTCTCCATGGTCAGCAGCATAGTGCTGGGCTTTTTCTTGGTCATTGCTTTGGCCGACTCTGTTCATTACAGAGAAGCATTGCCGGCTTCCACAGGGCAAACAAGCACACAGTATTCCTCTGAGGCCAGCTCTCTTTTAGACAACTTGTTGAAGCCCTTGGCGACAGCACGAGAGCGCAGTTATTCAGAGCCCTTGTCTGCTGTGGCTTTTAGAAAAGAAACCTTTGAGCGCGATGGCGTCTCGGTGCGTGACTATCCGCGCTTGCGATTTGGCGGCAAACATTTGCAAGATCCAGCCTCCGAGCTCTCTGCAGATGTCTCGCGCAAATCGTGGACTGCACTGGGATTGGGGGCGGCCATCGTTGTGAGTTTGATGTTGCTGGGATTAGCTCTTGCAATGGCTCAAACAGGTCAATCTTTCTCTGTCGTTTTGACGCGCTTTCGAAATGGCCAAACCCTCTGGCCTTGGCGATCCATGACCATCACGTTTGCGGTTCTGGTCATGTCAATAACGTGGGTTGTGATGCTGTCGCAGGGCTACCATGTTTTTGGCACTGACAGAACAGGCAACTCTGTTTTGGTGTTTGCATTGAAAAGCGTCAGGACGGCTTTGGTCATAGGCGGCCTCACCACGCTCGTCGTACTGCCCTTGGCATTGCTACTCGGCGTCACTGCGGGTTATTTACGGGGCTGGGTGGATGAAGCGATTCAATACCTGTACACCTTGCTGGCATCCATTCCGGATGTGCTGCTGATTGCTGCATCCGTTTTGTTGTTGCAAGTGTTCATCGACAAGAATCAAGGTGTTTTTGAAACCTCACTCGAACGCGCTGACGCACGTTTGTTCTTCTTGTGTTTAATCTTGGGCATCACATCCTTCACAGGTTTATGCCGCTTGGTTCGCGGTGAAACCTTGAAATTGCGAGAGTTGGAGTACATCCAGTCGGCACGTGCTTTTGGCGTTTCAACACCCCGAGTTCTTTGGCGGCACATTGTTCCCAACTTGATGCATTTGGTGCTGATCAATACGGTGATGCAATTTTCAAGTTTTGTATTGGCTGAGGCCGTTCTGTCTTACGTCGGTGTTGGCGTCGATCCTAAGACGGCAAGTTTTGGCGTCATGATCAACACAGCGCGTGCTGAGTTGGCCGCGACGCCTTTGGTTTGGTGGACCTTGGCCACCGCATTTGGGTTCATGTTTCTGATTGTGCTCAGTGCCAATTTGTTGGCCGATGCAGTTCGGGATGCTTTTGACCCCCGAACCCGTTTACGCAGTGCCAGTTCCGTGGCGAACACAACGCAAGAGGTGGCCGCATGA
- a CDS encoding ABC transporter permease — protein sequence MFRFLTRKLAYGFAILIGINLLTFVLFFKVNTPDDMARMQLGGKRVTPDAIEKWKAERGYDRPLFFNEKEQGVAQVTNTLFLDSSLRMFAFDFGRADSGRDIASEIVRRAGPSIALALPTFVVGLGISIVLALGLAFFRATYLDFWGTVLCVVFMSISSLFFIVMGQFMFSRVFQLMPVSGFAPGMDAWRFLVLPIAVGILARLGGEVRFNRTLFMEEIGKDYVRTARSKGLSEARVLLVHVLRNALIPILSASVAVIPLLFMGSLITESFFAIPGLGSYLIEAIAGQDFAIVRAMVFIGSFLYIVGLILTDISYTLADPRIRLQ from the coding sequence ATGTTCAGATTTTTAACCCGAAAATTGGCCTACGGTTTTGCCATTCTCATTGGCATCAACTTGCTAACCTTTGTCTTGTTTTTCAAAGTAAATACGCCGGATGACATGGCACGCATGCAGCTCGGTGGCAAACGCGTCACGCCCGATGCCATTGAAAAATGGAAAGCTGAACGCGGCTACGACCGACCTCTGTTTTTCAATGAAAAAGAGCAGGGCGTGGCTCAAGTGACCAACACCTTATTTTTGGACAGTTCACTGCGCATGTTTGCTTTTGACTTTGGTCGTGCAGACAGCGGACGCGACATTGCTTCTGAAATTGTCCGACGTGCGGGTCCTTCCATCGCTTTGGCTTTACCAACATTTGTGGTGGGTTTGGGCATTTCGATTGTGCTGGCCCTCGGCTTGGCTTTTTTCCGGGCCACCTATTTGGATTTTTGGGGCACCGTTTTGTGCGTGGTGTTCATGTCCATCTCCTCCTTGTTTTTCATTGTGATGGGACAGTTCATGTTCTCTAGGGTTTTTCAATTGATGCCTGTTTCTGGCTTTGCGCCTGGCATGGATGCTTGGCGGTTTTTGGTGCTGCCCATTGCCGTTGGAATCTTGGCGCGCTTGGGGGGCGAGGTGCGATTCAATCGCACCTTGTTCATGGAGGAAATTGGCAAGGACTATGTGCGTACAGCACGTTCTAAAGGCTTGTCTGAAGCGCGTGTGTTGTTGGTGCACGTGCTTCGCAATGCCTTGATTCCCATTTTGAGTGCCTCTGTAGCGGTCATTCCGCTTCTGTTCATGGGCAGTCTCATCACGGAGTCATTTTTTGCCATTCCTGGCCTAGGCAGTTATTTGATTGAAGCCATTGCGGGCCAAGACTTTGCCATCGTGCGAGCCATGGTTTTCATAGGCTCCTTTTTGTACATCGTTGGTTTGATATTGACCGACATCAGCTATACCTTGGCTGATCCTCGCATTCGTTTGCAATAA
- a CDS encoding ABC transporter substrate-binding protein, translating to MFSSIHRLQRFAAICGLAFVLQSCGGVSNEPVPKALLAENVLFSSYQESPKYLDSTSSYSNNETPWTYAVYEPPLKYHYLKRPYELVPRTLTDMPSVKFVGKDGREVPLQTPADQIAESVFELKIEPGIQYQPHPAFAKTPDGKHRYLSLKESDLEGKRRPYDFEHMGTRELLAEDYAYAIKRLATPRIKSPSFGFLSEKIVGLADYGKEIKAFNEKLKEGKSAREVGPFGHLPWLDFREHKLTGVEVLDAHTLKIRVVGKYPQFKYWLAMTFFAPIPWEVDAFYAQAGMSRRNLNPDTWPVGTGPYMLTEYIPNSRMELVRNPNYRGVPYPCEGEEGDKEKGLLKDCGLKTPFVDKVVSVIEKEATSVATKFIQGYYDIPQLERGEPGIGYQVSIQDGTGRAKELLERKIQLPSTIQVGFWHFGFNWLDPVVGLGKTPEDRVRNKKLRQALAIAFDFEEYVSIFEDDRAQVNHSVVVPGLFGNNLSKPNPVVYDIAADGKYKRKSIEVAKKLLAEAGYPEGRDSKTGQPLVLNYDTQGVGPGYKARLDWVAKQFAKLNIQIEIRNTDYNRFQDKMRKGSAQFFFWGWLADYPDPENFLFLLYGPNSKAKFDGENSSNFAHPEFDQLFDRMKDLDDTPERAALIGRMIEIMQDEMPMLYGWSEEFGGAYHQWVGNGKPSNIIRDSLPYLRIDPQLRTSKIKEWNQAIWWPLAILPLLLLAVAWPAWKAWRRRQSQRAVQGSATSTRSM from the coding sequence ATGTTCAGTTCAATTCATCGACTTCAGCGTTTTGCTGCCATCTGCGGGCTTGCCTTTGTGCTCCAGTCTTGTGGTGGCGTCTCCAATGAACCTGTGCCCAAAGCACTGTTGGCTGAGAATGTCCTCTTCAGCTCTTATCAAGAATCACCTAAGTATTTGGATTCAACGTCCTCGTACAGCAACAATGAAACGCCTTGGACTTATGCGGTGTATGAACCGCCACTCAAGTACCACTACTTGAAGCGCCCCTATGAGTTGGTGCCTCGCACCTTGACCGACATGCCCAGTGTCAAGTTTGTGGGCAAAGATGGTCGTGAAGTGCCTCTTCAAACACCAGCTGATCAAATTGCTGAAAGTGTCTTTGAGCTGAAAATTGAGCCCGGAATTCAATACCAACCGCACCCTGCATTTGCAAAGACGCCTGATGGCAAGCATCGGTACTTGTCATTGAAAGAATCCGATTTAGAGGGCAAGCGCCGTCCCTACGATTTTGAGCACATGGGCACGCGAGAATTGCTGGCTGAAGACTATGCCTACGCCATCAAACGTTTGGCTACACCTCGCATCAAGTCACCTTCGTTTGGTTTCTTGTCAGAAAAGATTGTGGGCTTGGCAGATTATGGCAAAGAGATCAAAGCTTTCAATGAAAAACTCAAAGAGGGTAAGTCAGCGCGAGAGGTGGGACCTTTCGGTCATTTGCCTTGGCTAGATTTCAGAGAACACAAACTGACTGGCGTTGAAGTGCTTGATGCGCACACCTTGAAAATTCGAGTGGTGGGCAAATACCCGCAATTCAAATATTGGTTGGCCATGACCTTTTTTGCGCCCATTCCATGGGAAGTCGATGCGTTTTATGCACAAGCGGGAATGTCTCGTCGCAACTTGAACCCAGACACCTGGCCCGTGGGTACGGGCCCTTACATGCTGACCGAATACATTCCCAATTCGCGCATGGAACTGGTGCGCAACCCCAACTACCGAGGCGTTCCCTATCCCTGTGAAGGCGAAGAGGGGGACAAAGAAAAGGGCTTGTTGAAAGACTGTGGTCTTAAAACCCCCTTCGTGGACAAGGTGGTCTCGGTGATCGAAAAGGAAGCCACTTCGGTTGCGACCAAATTCATCCAAGGTTATTACGACATTCCTCAATTAGAACGTGGTGAGCCTGGCATTGGTTATCAAGTGTCGATTCAAGATGGTACAGGTCGCGCCAAAGAATTGTTGGAGCGCAAAATTCAATTGCCCAGCACCATTCAAGTCGGTTTTTGGCATTTTGGTTTCAATTGGCTCGACCCCGTCGTGGGACTCGGCAAAACGCCAGAGGACCGTGTTCGCAATAAGAAGTTACGCCAAGCATTGGCCATTGCTTTTGACTTTGAAGAGTACGTGTCCATTTTTGAAGATGACCGTGCGCAGGTCAATCACAGTGTTGTGGTGCCAGGCTTGTTTGGCAACAACTTGTCAAAACCCAATCCTGTGGTTTACGACATTGCGGCCGATGGCAAATACAAACGCAAATCCATTGAGGTTGCCAAAAAGCTGCTAGCTGAAGCAGGCTATCCAGAGGGCCGCGACTCTAAAACAGGGCAGCCTTTGGTTTTGAATTACGACACGCAGGGTGTGGGTCCAGGTTACAAAGCTCGTTTGGATTGGGTGGCCAAGCAATTTGCCAAGTTGAACATCCAAATAGAAATTCGCAACACAGACTACAACCGTTTTCAAGACAAGATGCGCAAAGGTTCCGCGCAATTTTTCTTCTGGGGTTGGCTGGCCGATTACCCAGATCCTGAGAACTTCTTGTTCTTGTTGTACGGCCCTAATTCGAAGGCCAAATTTGATGGTGAAAACTCTAGCAATTTTGCGCATCCTGAATTCGATCAACTCTTTGATCGCATGAAGGACCTGGACGACACGCCCGAGCGCGCTGCCCTAATTGGTCGAATGATTGAGATCATGCAGGACGAAATGCCCATGTTGTACGGTTGGTCAGAAGAGTTTGGTGGGGCTTATCACCAGTGGGTAGGTAACGGCAAGCCTTCCAACATCATCCGTGACAGCTTGCCCTATTTGCGCATTGACCCCCAACTGAGAACCAGCAAAATCAAAGAATGGAACCAAGCCATTTGGTGGCCTTTGGCCATCCTGCCCTTGCTGCTATTGGCCGTTGCATGGCCTGCATGGAAAGCCTGGCGTCGGCGACAGTCACAGCGAGCCGTTCAAGGTTCTGCCACCTCAACAAGGAGCATGTGA